The sequence TTATTGGTACAACAGGCGTTTTAGGCAGGGAACTCGTGCCACGCCTCAAAGCCAAAGGATATCAGGTACGCGGGCTTGTACGCCCTGAGTCCAAAGAAAAATTAGAAGCTGCACGCGCAGCAGGGCTACCAGAGTTTGAGGTTGCTTTTGGCAACATTATGGACAAGGCGAGCTTAGTGCAAGCCATGCAGGGAATGGATGTCGTGATTTCTTGTGTGAGCGCAGGACAAGACCGTACAGCTCAATCGCGTGGCAATGCAGAGCACTTCGGACAAATGAATGCCATTGAAGCCGCAAAAGAGACAGGCGTAAAGCAGTTTATTTTTACTTCGACACTCTTTCCTAAAAACTCTCTCGGATACAGTTTCGTCTGGGCAAAGCTAATGACAGAGGAAAAACTACGTGAAAGCGGGCTAACCTACACGATTTTCCGTCCATGCGGATTTTTCTACGAGCTCTATTACAGAGGCGAGCCGTTTGTTCAAGCCACAAACATCTTTCCCATTCTCGGTGATGGCAAAACCACGACGCAAATGCTTGCAGAGCAAGATGTGGCAGCAATGTATGTTGCAGCAATTGGCAACCCAGAGTGCTTGAACAAAACACTGGAAATTGGTGGTGGTAGACTCATGACTTTTAATGATCTCATTGAAGAGTGGTCGAAGGTGAGAATGAAGTATGAAGGCAAGCCTGTTGTAGCGTTCCACATTCCTGTAACGCCGCTACGTATCTTTGCTGAAGCCGTCAAGCCTTTCTGGGAGCAAGCGTGGGGACTAGTGCATCTCTTAGATTTTAGTTACGACAATATGGCGTGCGACATGACAGAACCTAAGCGCATCTTGGGCATCGATCGCCTGATGACGCTGGAGGAATACATCACAGAAGCCTATGAGAAAAAATATGCCGGGCGGCTTCATCAGGCAACAAGTGCAACAAGTGAGCACTTGACATCTGAACAAGTCTCTCACACGGCATAATAAGCATGCATCAAGTTTGAACTAAGCGTGGTCGATAGAGCCGAATTTTCAGGCAAGTGGTTCTACTGCGTAACATGAGTTTTTACACTATGGTCTAACTTTGTCTGCGCGCGGTCTCGCTTCGCAAAAAACTTTAAGTAAATTAGAGTGGTTTCAGTGGGTAGTGTTTACCCACAGCGCACATTCAACTCGCATAGTAGTTTTGCGCATTGCATTGTGAGTGTGGGCAGACAAATGTATCGTAGTATCTGCAACAACTAAACAACTTTCGCAAACTATGGACAGATCATCAATTAAGCTCTTCCTTGCAGTCGTGCTCGGTATCTTGACAATCTTTGTCATTTATCTAGCAGTTGCAGCATGGAATGGCGTTCCCGTCAGTAAAGTCGGCTATACTTACATTAGATACGTTGCGCTGTTTCTGGGCGCCAGTCTAACGGTGTGGATTGCTGGCAAATTCGTACAGCAGTACAATTCAGGGTGGTTCCTGCCAATTATTTTCGTCGGCATGGCATCTATCTTCTTTGCGTGGATCGGGGTAGTGGCTACCAACCCGCGTGAAGTCAGAGTCTTCAAGGATGGCAGCCCTGCACCACGTACCGTTGCGCAACTTAACGGCGAAGAGCCAGTGCCTGCTACACCTGCAAGCGAGGTAACCCCGCCAGCTTTGACCTCTGTCGATGCCGCCAAAGCTGAGTACGATGAGTTAATGAAGAAATACGACTTCCCTGAAAAGTATCGCCAATTCGATGAAACCTTTATCGTATCCGAATCAAAGGTTAACGAATTTGTGGCGCAAATGCTCGCTTCCAAAAATTCTAAAGGTGAAGCCATCAAGGTAGAAGATGTTGATGTCTTCAAAATTCAGAACTACCTGATGAAGGAATTTTTGAAGCGTAAGGAAGAAAAGGAAAAGAAAGCCTCAGAAGCGACTTCCGCTGTCAATGCCCCTGCGCCAGCAACGGTTGCTGCTGCTGAGCCAGCTCCAGCTGATGAACCTGCGGCACCTGCTGAAGCAGTAGTCGTACCAGCCTCTGGTGGACAAGATGCACTAGCTTATGAAGCACTCTACAAAAAGAAGTGTGCTAGTTGCCATTCGCTGAGTGCCAATGCAGGCAAGATGCGCCAAAAGTGGATGAAAGATGATGCGAAAACGCTGGAACTTGTCCAATGGATGCAGCGCCTTGCAAAACAAGATCGCTCCAAAGCCTTCACCGATGATGAAGCTAAGAAAATCGCAGCGTTCATCAGAGCGCCCGGCGCAAAACTTTACTAGCCGACTTTCAAACCCTGAAGAAAGCGTTTCAAGGCACAAATCTTGAAACGCTTTTTATTTTGTCTTTCAGTCTTACTACGATACCACTATGTCCGTCATTCTCATCACTGGCGCAGGTAAAGGGATTGGGCGCCATCTTGCTCTTGAATTTGCACAGCGCAAGTGCACTGACTTTGAGCCTAAGTTGTTGCTTGTCTCCCGCACCCACGCCGATTTAGAAACGCTTCAACACGAGTGCCACCAGCATCATGTGGAAGCAGAAATTTGTGTCGCTGATATTGCCCGCCTCTCTGACATTGAAAACATCTACACGTGTGCCATCAAGCGTTTCGGCAAGATTGACTGCCTCGTCAACAATGCAGGTGTGGGGCGCTTCAAGAACATCTTAGAGCTCACCGAAGAGGACTTTGACTACACCATAGACATTAACCTAAAAGGCACATTTTTCCTGACTCAGAAGGTCTTTGAAGACATGCAACGTCGCCGTAGTGGGCATATCATTTTCATAACCTCTGTGGCAGCAGAGACCCCCTTTGAGCAAAGTGCAATTTACTGCATGTCAAAGTTTGGTCAGAAAGGCTTGGTAGAAGTCCTCCGACTTTATGCGCGCAAATGCAATGTGCGTGTAACCAACATCATGCCCGGCGCGGTCTATACGCCAATGTGGGGCGAAGATGCTCAAAAATTCCAACCACGCATGATGATGCCTGAAGATGTTGCAAAACTTGTCGTGGAGGCATACTTGCAGCCCGAGCGCACCAGCGTTGAGGAAATTGTCTTACGACCTATCGCAGGAGATTTGTGATGCATGTGACGCACTTACTGCAAAGTGC comes from [Chlorobium] sp. 445 and encodes:
- a CDS encoding short-chain dehydrogenase, with amino-acid sequence MSVILITGAGKGIGRHLALEFAQRKCTDFEPKLLLVSRTHADLETLQHECHQHHVEAEICVADIARLSDIENIYTCAIKRFGKIDCLVNNAGVGRFKNILELTEEDFDYTIDINLKGTFFLTQKVFEDMQRRRSGHIIFITSVAAETPFEQSAIYCMSKFGQKGLVEVLRLYARKCNVRVTNIMPGAVYTPMWGEDAQKFQPRMMMPEDVAKLVVEAYLQPERTSVEEIVLRPIAGDL